In Nocardia sp. NBC_01327, the genomic stretch ACCCTGCAACCCGATGCGAGCTTCGGGCGCATCCTCGCCGCCTACGGTGGCGTGTTCGTGGCGGGATCGCTGCTGTGGGGCATGGCATTCGACGGTTTCCGGCCCGATCGCTGGGATGTGTCCGGAGCGCTGGTGTGCCTGGCCGGTGTCGCGCTCATCATGTACGGGCCTCGTTCAACGTGAAACCACCTGTGGCCTCGGTGCATTCGCGCATCCGATGCCACACGGGGTACGGCGCAGCACTGAGGCAGTGCGTGCAGAATTGCACGCGCGGAGGCGATTACGCATTCGCCCCGATCAGCGCGTCGACCAGGGTCCGCGCGGTCGAGATGGCGCTCTCGTCGCCGAGCCGGGCGGCGGTATTGGCGGCGGAGACCAGCGCATCGAGCTGGAAGGCCAGTGCGTGCGGATCGTGCACACCCGCATAGCCTTCCTCCTGCGCCCGCCGAATCTCCTTCTCCAGCAGCGCAAACCAATCCGACCGGTCTGCCGCTAGCGCATCCCGCACCGGACCGGGGCGGCTGTCGAATTCCGAGAGACCCGCAACCCGGAAGCAACCGCCCGGAAGTACCGGCTCGTCGATATACGCGAACCAGTGCGCGATGAAGGACCGCAGGCGCGCGATGCCCTTCGGCTCGGACAGCGCCGGGCGCACCACATGATCGATGAACACCTGCCGCGCCGATTCCACGGCGGCCAGTTGCAGGTTCTCCTTGGTCCCGAAGAGCGTGGCCACCCCGCTCTTGCT encodes the following:
- a CDS encoding YnfA family protein, translating into MTVLRSIVLFALAAVAEIGGAWLIWQGVREHRGWEWMGAGVIALGLYGFVATLQPDASFGRILAAYGGVFVAGSLLWGMAFDGFRPDRWDVSGALVCLAGVALIMYGPRST
- a CDS encoding TetR/AcrR family transcriptional regulator; its protein translation is MSEPMHTAEQQVSDQRLLKGARARASIARHAADVASVEGLTGLSLGRLATDLGVSKSGVATLFGTKENLQLAAVESARQVFIDHVVRPALSEPKGIARLRSFIAHWFAYIDEPVLPGGCFRVAGLSEFDSRPGPVRDALAADRSDWFALLEKEIRRAQEEGYAGVHDPHALAFQLDALVSAANTAARLGDESAISTARTLVDALIGANA